The genomic segment ACACCGAGGGCGATCAGCAGCGCGTCGGAGAGGGCGCAGATGGCCACGACCGGGAGCACCGCGGCGCGGTGCAGCCCCTGGCGCAGGACGAAGGCGTTCTGGGCGCCGATGGCGACGATGAGGGAGAGGCCGGTGCCGAATCCGGCCGCGAGGGCGGTCATTTCGTTGAACACACCCACAACGCTAGGAAATGTCCCGCCATGCGTACAGCTAAAGATTCTTACGTATCATTAGCGATCGTGATGCCTCAGCTTCCGCTCGATCTGGTGCGCACCCTGCTCACGGTGGTGGACGAGGGCACGTTCGACGCGGCGGCCGGTGCCCTGCGGGTGACGCCGTCGGCGGTCAGCCAGCGGGTCAAGGCGCTGGAGCAGCGGGTCGGCCGGGTCCTGCTGATCCGGGAGAAGCCGGTGCGGCCGACCGAGTCGGGCGAGGCGATCGTCCGGTTCGCGCGCCAGCTGGCCCGCCTCGAACACGACACGCACGCCGCGCTCGGCCTGACGGGCGAGGGGGAGACCACACGCCTGTCGATCGCGGTGAACGCCGACTCGCTGGCCACCTGGTTCCTGCCCGCCCTGACCCGGGTGCCGGAGGAACTGCGCCCCTGTTACGAGCTGCTCCGCGAGGACGAGCAGCACGCGGCCCGGCTGCTGCGCGAGGGGCTGGTGATGGCCGCGGTCACCTCGGCACCGGACGCCGTGGCCGGCTGCTCGGTCCGTCCGCTCGGCCGGATGCGGTACGTACCCTGCGCCGCCCCCGCCTTCGCGGAGCGGTGGCTCGGCGTCGGATCGGGCGTGCCGCTGAAGGACGTGATCGTGGACGCGCCGGTCGTGTTCTTCGACCGGCGGGACGAGTTCCAGGACGCCTTCGTCCGGCGGCTGACGCGGGGGCGACCTGCCAGTTCCCGACGGCACTACGTGCCGACGTCGGAGGGCTTCGTCGACGCCGTGGTCGCCGGAATGGGCTGGGGCATGGTGCCCGCCGTCCAGGCCGAGCCGCTGCTCGACGCCGGACGGCTTGTCGATCTGGGGCCGGGGCGGACCATGGACGCCGAGTTGTTCTGGCAGCAGTGGAAGCTCGACTCCCCCGCGCTGACGGCCGTGGCGGAGGCGGTCGCCGCCGAGGCCGCCGAGGCACTCGACCCCTGAGGCGCGAGCCCGCCCGCCCTCGCCTCAGGAACCGCCCCCTGCGGCGAACGGCCCTTCCAGCGCCGCCCATTGGAGCAGCATGATGGTCTTGGCGTCGGCGATCTCCCCGCCGCGGATCATCTCCAGGGCCCGACGGAAGGGCAGTTCGACGAGCTCGATGTCCTCGCCCTCCTCGTCCAGGCCGCCGCCTTCGTGGGTGCGGGTCGTCGGGCCGTACGGGGCGGCGTAGAAGCTGACGCGTTCGGTGACCGAGCCGGGGCTCATGTAGATGTCGAAGACGTGCTGGATCTCGCCGATGGTGTGGCCGGTCTCCTCGACGGCCTCACGCCGCACGGCGACCTCGGGGTGCTCGTCCTCCTCGTCGAGCAGGCCGCCCGGTGTCTCGATCAGCATCCCGTCGGGGTGGCCGTTGACGTACACCGGGTAGCGGAACTGCCGGGTGAGCAGCACGGTTTCGCGTTCGGCGTCGTAGAGGAGGACGGTGGCGCCGTTGCCGCGGTCGTGCGTCTCGCGTTCCTGGGTGCTCCAGGTGCCGTCGGCGTGCTGGAAGTCGAAGGTGGTGGTGCGCTCCACGTACCAGTGGCTGGACAGCAGTCGCACGTCCCGCACCTTGACGCGCGGGTTGCCGGTGAGGTCCCGGCCGGTGCGGTCGAGCCCGGTGCGGCCCCGGCGGTCCGGGAGGTCGACGCCGACGGTGTTGTTGGTCATGTCCGCTTTTACCATTCCGCTCGCGACGGTGTCAGGCGTCTCAATTCACCTACCGCGCGCGTCGCTTGGCGGAATCGGGCAGTCCGGGACAGCATGCCCGTATGAAGAGCGATCTTTTCTCGAACGAGAACATGGTTCAGCCGGCGTACGCGCCGGGGATGAGCGTCCAGAACGCCAAGTCGATCAAGTACGCCGTCAACGGCGAGATGCTCGCCCGGCAGGGCGCGATGATCGCCTATCGCGGGAACCTGCAGTTCGAGCGCAAGGGCCAGGGCATGGGCGGCATGCTCAAGCGCGCGGTCACCGGGGAGGGGCTGCCGCTGATGGCGGTGCGCGGACAGGGCGAGGCCTGGTTCGCGCACGAGGCGCAGAACTGTTTCATCGTCGACATCGAGCCGGGCGACGTGTTCACCGTCAACGGCCGCAACGTGCTCTGCTTCGACGCCTCGCTGTCGTACGAGATCAAGACCGTGAAGGGCGCCGGCATGACCGGGGGCGGCCTGTTCAACAGCGTCTTCACGGGGCAGGGCAGGCTCGGTCTCGTCTGCGACGGCAATCCGCTGGTCATCCCGGTCTCGCCGCAGCTGCCCGTGTTCGTCGACACGGACGCGGTCGTGGGCTGGACGGCCCACCTCAACACCTCGCTGCACCGCTCCCAGTCCTTCGGCTCGATGATCCGCGGCGGCTCCGGCGAGGCCGTGCAGCTGAAGCTGGAGGGCGAGGGTTTCGTGGTCGTCCGGCCGAGCGAGCTGACCCCGCAGAAGGCTCAGCAGCACTGAGACGACGGGCGACGAGGGAGCCCGCGCCACCGGGAACCAGCGGCAGACCACGGACGGACACACCGACGGACCACCGACGGGTCTGAACGAACAGGTTTTCGAATCCGGGGGTACGCTGCAGGTATGGCCATGCACCTCCAGGGCTCCCTCTTCGACCAGTCCGACGACCTTCGCCTCGGCCCCCTCGACGGTCTGCGCCGACGTGATCTGGGCGCCGGGGCCTGGGTCGATCTGCGGCCCGGATGGCTCGGCGGGGCCGACGCGCTGTTCACGCGGCTCGCCGAGGAGGTGCCCTGGAAGGCGGAGCGACGACAGATGTACGAGCAGGTCGTGGACGTGCCGCGACTGCTCGCGTACTACGGCGCCGAGGACACCCTCCCTGACCCCGTCCTGGACGAGGCCCGGGAGGCGCTCACCGCGCACTACGCCGCCGAGCTGGGTGAACCGTTCGCCACGGCGGGGCTGTGCTACTACCGCGACGGCCGGGACAGCGTTGCCTGGCACGGCGACCGGATCGGGCGGGGCGCCCGGGAGGACACCATGGTGGCCATCCTGTCCGTGGGCGACCCCCGTGATCTGGCCCTGCGCCCGCACGGCGGCGGGGAGACCCTGCGGTTCCCGCAGGGGCACGGCGACCTGATCGTGATGGGCGGCTCCTGCCAGCGCACCTGGGACCACGCGATCCCCAAGTCGACACGGGCGGTGGGGCCGCGTATCAGCATCCAGTTCCGGCCCCGGGGCGTGCGGTAGAGGTGCGTGGTAGGGGCGCCCAGGGGCCGGCTACTTCCGGTCGGCGAGGGCGCGCGACTGCGACGAGCGGGCCAGCTTCGGGCCCAGCCAGCGCTTGAGGCGGCGCAGGGCCTCCAGGCGGCCGGCCGCGCGGTCGAGGCGGTAGTAGAGCTGCGGCGGCACGTACGGCAGCAGCGGGGAGTGCCGCTGGCCGAGGAGCGCGAACATCTGCTCCGGGGGCAGGTCGATGTACCGCTGGATGTTCTCGTACCACTGGGCGCTGTGGCGGGCCGCGCTCTGCAGCCGCAGGAGTTCGGACTTGCGCCGCCGCTCGTACGCGGCGAGCGCGGCCCGCGTGTCCGGGTGGGCGCCGAGGGCTTCGGCCAGGCAGATGGCGTCTTCCAGGGCGAGCGTGGTGCCGGCGCCGATGGAGTAGTGCGTGGTGTGGGCGGCGTCGCCGAGCAGGACGAGGTTGCCGTGGTGCCAGGCACGGTTGGTCAGGGTGCGGAAATTGAGCCACTGGGCGGTGCCGTCGTCCTGGGCCCGGCCCAGGAGCGGGTGGCCGTCCAGGATGTCGGCGAAGAGCTTCTCCAGCAGGGCCAGCCCGTCCGCCTCGCCCAGGCGGTCCAGGCCCAGGCCGCTCAGTGTCCGCGGGGAGCACTCGATGACGCAGGTGCTCTGTTCGTCGCTGAACGGATAGGCATAGGCCCAGATCCAGCCGTGGTCGGTCTCCTGGAAGGAGAAGGTGAAGGCGTCGTAGACCTTGGTGGTGCCGAGCCAGATGTAGGCGTTGCGGCCGAGCGTGATGTCGCTGCCGAAGCGGTCGGCGTGGCGCTCGCGCACCGTGCTGTTGACTCCGTCCCCCGCGACGACGAGGTCGGCGTCCGGCAGGTCGTCGGCCGTGATCTCGTCCTCGTACTCCACGCGGACGCCGAGGGTCCGCGCCCGTTCGGCGAGCAGTTCGAGCAGGCGGCGCCGGCCGATGCCGAAGCCCTCGTCGCCGGGCTGGACCGTCGTACGGTCACGGACGTACGCCACCCCGCTGTTCCAGTTGACGGAGTTCTCGCTGATGGCGAGGGCCGTCTCGGGGTCCTTCTCGCGGAGCCTGTCCAGTAGCTCGGACCAGTAGGTGACACCCCAGCCGTAGGTCGATCCGGCCGTGTTCCGTTCATGGACGGTGATGTCGTGGGACGGGTCCTGCCGCTTCATCAGGATCGAGAAGTACAGGCTTGCGGGTCCGCCGCCGACGCACGCGATCTTCACGCACACTCCCATTTCGCTGCGCAAAGCGATCAATTGACCACGAAGAGTAGCAGTGCGCGTGCGCTCCGGATTCACGTCACTTTGCCCGCGTGACCCCGACCACGCGATCCACGTCGACACCGCAAGATCATCGGCACTACCGCCGGCTCCGGGCGGAATATCCCCCTCCACCTTCACCCGGAGTGCCGCCACAGCAAGATCATCTTTGTTCAAGCTTGCACGACATTTACTTAATTGTCCGGATCGCAGCCAACCGACTTCCTGGGATTTCTCCCGTTCCCCACTTGATCGATAGGCATGA from the Streptomyces sp. NBC_00310 genome contains:
- a CDS encoding LysR family transcriptional regulator ArgP; this translates as MMPQLPLDLVRTLLTVVDEGTFDAAAGALRVTPSAVSQRVKALEQRVGRVLLIREKPVRPTESGEAIVRFARQLARLEHDTHAALGLTGEGETTRLSIAVNADSLATWFLPALTRVPEELRPCYELLREDEQHAARLLREGLVMAAVTSAPDAVAGCSVRPLGRMRYVPCAAPAFAERWLGVGSGVPLKDVIVDAPVVFFDRRDEFQDAFVRRLTRGRPASSRRHYVPTSEGFVDAVVAGMGWGMVPAVQAEPLLDAGRLVDLGPGRTMDAELFWQQWKLDSPALTAVAEAVAAEAAEALDP
- a CDS encoding NUDIX domain-containing protein, which encodes MTNNTVGVDLPDRRGRTGLDRTGRDLTGNPRVKVRDVRLLSSHWYVERTTTFDFQHADGTWSTQERETHDRGNGATVLLYDAERETVLLTRQFRYPVYVNGHPDGMLIETPGGLLDEEDEHPEVAVRREAVEETGHTIGEIQHVFDIYMSPGSVTERVSFYAAPYGPTTRTHEGGGLDEEGEDIELVELPFRRALEMIRGGEIADAKTIMLLQWAALEGPFAAGGGS
- a CDS encoding AIM24 family protein, which translates into the protein MKSDLFSNENMVQPAYAPGMSVQNAKSIKYAVNGEMLARQGAMIAYRGNLQFERKGQGMGGMLKRAVTGEGLPLMAVRGQGEAWFAHEAQNCFIVDIEPGDVFTVNGRNVLCFDASLSYEIKTVKGAGMTGGGLFNSVFTGQGRLGLVCDGNPLVIPVSPQLPVFVDTDAVVGWTAHLNTSLHRSQSFGSMIRGGSGEAVQLKLEGEGFVVVRPSELTPQKAQQH
- a CDS encoding alpha-ketoglutarate-dependent dioxygenase AlkB → MAMHLQGSLFDQSDDLRLGPLDGLRRRDLGAGAWVDLRPGWLGGADALFTRLAEEVPWKAERRQMYEQVVDVPRLLAYYGAEDTLPDPVLDEAREALTAHYAAELGEPFATAGLCYYRDGRDSVAWHGDRIGRGAREDTMVAILSVGDPRDLALRPHGGGETLRFPQGHGDLIVMGGSCQRTWDHAIPKSTRAVGPRISIQFRPRGVR
- a CDS encoding FAD-dependent monooxygenase; protein product: MKIACVGGGPASLYFSILMKRQDPSHDITVHERNTAGSTYGWGVTYWSELLDRLREKDPETALAISENSVNWNSGVAYVRDRTTVQPGDEGFGIGRRRLLELLAERARTLGVRVEYEDEITADDLPDADLVVAGDGVNSTVRERHADRFGSDITLGRNAYIWLGTTKVYDAFTFSFQETDHGWIWAYAYPFSDEQSTCVIECSPRTLSGLGLDRLGEADGLALLEKLFADILDGHPLLGRAQDDGTAQWLNFRTLTNRAWHHGNLVLLGDAAHTTHYSIGAGTTLALEDAICLAEALGAHPDTRAALAAYERRRKSELLRLQSAARHSAQWYENIQRYIDLPPEQMFALLGQRHSPLLPYVPPQLYYRLDRAAGRLEALRRLKRWLGPKLARSSQSRALADRK